TATCTGCAGGAAACCCGTCATAAGAGCTACAGATATCACTGAAAGCAGAGTGCCTGAGAATGGTACCCTCAGATTGTGAAGAAAACTACCCAGGATTATTTCATTTCCTGCCCATAAACTGCCAATGATGGCTGCTTTTAGCCACAATGTAGAGGATGCTTTCATTCCATTTGACTGTCATTATATCCAGAATCACGCTCTTTCCTGAATTTTAAAACCATATAATCTTTGGCAAGGGCGGCAAACTCCCTTAACACCCTCTTCCTGCACCACTGCCAATCCCGCCAATTGTTCATCTGATATTTACCCCCAGGATCCATACTTGCAATTCTGTAATTAACCGATATAGTTTTATCAGCGATCATTTTTACTCTTCTTTGATGATACAGGGAAGTGACCAGAATAAGCTTATCGACACCATGTGCGATGGCTATGCTATCTGCATTCACACAATTTTGATAGGTATTCCGGCTTTTAAATTCAAATATGACCGGAATTTCAAGCCCGGTTCTATCCCGCAATCTGTCGGTGATCATTTGTTTAAAAAGGGAAGTATCCTTTAAGTTCCCTTCAGAAACTACGAAAGTACGGGACCGTTGAA
The window above is part of the Bacteroidota bacterium genome. Proteins encoded here:
- a CDS encoding YdcF family protein, with translation MRHSKYRYFYIFKSSVCIYSTGKMILKRFSFLLKGKFLYPLIVIATIILVMPPFVLKKMLSGLDNGESIADNYGEMIVVYGAGMMSQDYWRNSTVERIDAAADLYLQRSRTFVVSEGNLKDTSLFKQMITDRLRDRTGLEIPVIFEFKSRNTYQNCVNADSIAIAHGVDKLILVTSLYHQRRVKMIADKTISVNYRIASMDPGGKYQMNNWRDWQWCRKRVLREFAALAKDYMVLKFRKERDSGYNDSQME